A genomic region of uncultured Methanobrevibacter sp. contains the following coding sequences:
- a CDS encoding metallophosphoesterase: protein MSYRTRRVIFITPFYALFQFFLLKYIFLLFGGVEDIHLIRIAIIIGFIHLVPMFFEAHKSTVFGRFLSNLDGIWMWASVMFLIDIVAIYIVGIFVQIPFALICALLAVVPVLGAYNYYKAHNLVVHEKTLKIDNISREIKIIHLSDVHFGSSRHKAIISQIANKFKELEKDCDLAIISGDLVDGSCVVEEDDFMEFKDVNMPIIFTPGNHDYYPGIDSVVEACRKAGIIVLDNKSLEFECLNICGISYSVGDRQMPEVDQSIIKEGFINILNYHVPYYWEEFSNLGFDIQLSGHTHGGQFYPAVQFADLLMYKYNRGLFKNKDGKYLHVTTGVGSTDIPMRWGTDSELVILKLT, encoded by the coding sequence AGTTATATTCATAACTCCATTTTATGCCTTATTTCAGTTTTTTCTGTTAAAATATATCTTTTTGCTCTTTGGAGGAGTTGAGGATATTCATTTAATCAGAATTGCTATTATTATTGGTTTTATTCATCTTGTTCCAATGTTTTTTGAAGCTCATAAATCAACCGTTTTTGGAAGGTTTTTATCAAATTTGGATGGAATCTGGATGTGGGCTTCTGTAATGTTTCTCATTGACATTGTTGCAATTTACATTGTAGGAATCTTTGTACAGATTCCTTTTGCTTTGATTTGCGCATTACTGGCAGTTGTTCCTGTATTGGGGGCATATAATTATTATAAGGCTCATAATCTGGTAGTCCATGAAAAAACTTTAAAAATCGATAACATAAGTCGTGAAATCAAAATAATTCATTTGTCTGATGTTCATTTCGGATCATCACGTCATAAAGCCATCATCAGCCAGATTGCAAATAAATTTAAGGAACTTGAAAAAGATTGCGATTTGGCAATAATATCCGGTGATCTGGTAGATGGCTCATGCGTCGTTGAGGAAGATGACTTTATGGAGTTTAAGGATGTGAATATGCCTATAATTTTCACTCCCGGAAATCATGATTATTATCCTGGAATTGACAGTGTTGTTGAGGCATGCAGGAAAGCCGGAATAATTGTCCTTGACAACAAATCTCTTGAATTTGAATGTCTGAATATTTGCGGAATCTCTTACAGTGTCGGTGACAGGCAAATGCCTGAGGTTGACCAATCCATTATCAAAGAAGGTTTTATAAACATTTTAAATTATCATGTGCCCTATTATTGGGAGGAATTTTCTAATTTAGGCTTTGACATTCAGCTGTCCGGCCATACTCATGGGGGACAGTTCTATCCTGCAGTTCAGTTTGCAGATTTGTTAATGTATAAATACAATAGGGGATTATTTAAGAATAAGGACGGCAAATATTTGCACGTAACAACAGGGGTCGGTTCAACTGACATTCCTATGAGATGGGGCACAGATTCCGAACTGGTTATTCTAAAATTAACATAG
- a CDS encoding zinc ribbon domain-containing protein, whose translation MSHCMSCGKIVNDEYLFCLTCGRLRFDYENVKLDSLDYTLTGEEFMMQVANQFSDVSSRYFNLMDDFSQSIEKYRRQMDDISKESQFAIFRQRVKRMSDVFEGLTGLFDDILISLSDIVFEELALLNILLKNAEGELKDSYETSQNKLINSFKGLIDSAKDSRSSFASITIAYPNENFDVAKENLLLRFDRFVIFHESFIRELKFIKDKYLNNNSMSSEDNHNHFCIYCGARINGNENFCSECGKPIYKEKPKAPEEPVIKKAPSEYESKITKLEQEYNIKQKKASELVEKLFDPDHFAYERFTSSITKSNNLFSIQVDIARKMDEMDASENPFVVRELDAKMTTLETFIDKMEDLTNELIIHMSSNKKDNDDINNLFNDMDDLIDSVKDY comes from the coding sequence ATGAGTCATTGTATGTCATGCGGCAAAATTGTAAATGATGAGTACCTTTTCTGTTTAACATGCGGTAGATTAAGGTTTGATTATGAAAATGTTAAATTAGATAGCTTGGACTATACTTTAACTGGTGAAGAATTCATGATGCAGGTCGCTAATCAGTTTTCTGATGTGTCTTCAAGATATTTCAATCTTATGGATGATTTTTCCCAATCTATTGAAAAGTATCGCAGGCAAATGGATGATATTTCAAAAGAATCTCAGTTTGCAATTTTCAGACAAAGAGTAAAACGCATGAGTGATGTATTTGAAGGATTAACTGGCCTGTTTGATGACATTTTAATTTCACTGTCAGATATTGTTTTTGAGGAACTGGCGCTTTTGAATATTCTTTTAAAAAATGCAGAGGGTGAGCTGAAAGATAGCTATGAAACTTCCCAGAATAAACTGATAAATTCTTTTAAGGGGTTAATCGATTCAGCAAAGGATTCCAGAAGCAGTTTTGCTTCAATCACTATTGCCTATCCTAATGAGAATTTTGACGTTGCAAAGGAAAATCTGCTTCTGCGTTTTGACAGGTTTGTAATTTTCCACGAATCTTTTATCAGGGAATTAAAATTTATAAAAGATAAATACTTAAATAATAATAGTATGTCATCTGAAGATAACCATAATCATTTTTGCATTTACTGCGGAGCCCGCATTAACGGTAATGAAAACTTCTGTTCCGAATGCGGAAAGCCTATTTATAAAGAAAAGCCTAAAGCACCAGAAGAGCCGGTTATTAAAAAAGCTCCGTCAGAATATGAATCAAAAATAACCAAACTGGAACAGGAATATAATATCAAACAGAAAAAAGCTAGTGAATTGGTTGAAAAATTATTTGACCCTGATCATTTTGCTTATGAACGTTTTACATCATCCATTACTAAATCAAACAACTTATTTTCAATTCAGGTGGATATTGCAAGAAAAATGGATGAGATGGATGCATCTGAAAATCCTTTTGTCGTTAGAGAACTTGATGCAAAAATGACTACTTTGGAAACTTTCATTGACAAGATGGAAGATTTGACTAATGAACTGATTATTCACATGAGTTCAAATAAAAAGGATAATGATGATATAAACAATCTTTTTAATGATATGGATGACTTGATTGATTCAGTAAAAGATTACTGA
- a CDS encoding TIM barrel protein, whose product MKHRVLFGPAGSPVNYKGAAYKAPKYIQDEGLDSYEYQSPYGVRIGEKAATTLKDESEKHDILVSMHAPYYINLCAKEESKLEKSIGHLMAAARAGEWMGAYRLVFHPGAYLNRKPEKAMEISKNTVNRLFEELEAKGIEEFTFAPETTGKRTQLGNVKEVVELCATFDHFEPTIDFAHVHARGRGFLNKKEDYNCIFSTIEDNLDIDILHCHFTTIEYGRGGEVKHHVLAESDEYGPNIEDLLANLIDNGWKANIICETPQRDLDALKMKEIYESMI is encoded by the coding sequence ATGAAACATAGAGTACTTTTTGGACCTGCAGGAAGTCCAGTCAATTACAAAGGCGCAGCATATAAAGCTCCGAAATATATTCAGGACGAAGGACTTGATTCCTATGAATACCAGTCCCCATATGGAGTCAGAATTGGTGAAAAAGCTGCAACTACCCTAAAGGACGAATCCGAAAAACATGATATTTTAGTTTCAATGCATGCTCCATATTATATTAATTTATGCGCTAAAGAGGAATCAAAACTTGAAAAAAGTATCGGACACCTTATGGCCGCTGCACGTGCAGGAGAATGGATGGGAGCATACAGACTTGTATTCCACCCTGGGGCATACCTGAACAGAAAACCTGAAAAAGCAATGGAAATATCCAAAAATACTGTCAACAGACTATTTGAAGAACTTGAAGCTAAAGGTATTGAAGAATTTACATTTGCTCCGGAAACTACAGGCAAAAGAACACAGCTTGGAAATGTTAAAGAAGTAGTTGAATTATGTGCCACATTTGACCATTTTGAACCTACAATCGACTTTGCACACGTCCATGCAAGAGGCAGAGGATTTTTAAACAAAAAAGAGGATTACAACTGCATATTCTCAACAATTGAAGATAATCTTGACATTGATATTCTGCACTGTCATTTTACAACAATCGAATACGGCCGTGGAGGCGAAGTAAAACATCACGTATTAGCTGAAAGTGATGAATACGGTCCGAATATTGAAGATTTACTGGCCAATTTAATTGATAACGGCTGGAAAGCAAACATTATCTGTGAAACACCACAAAGAGATTTGGATGCTTTAAAAATGAAAGAAATTTATGAAAGTATGATTTAA
- a CDS encoding phosphorylating glyceraldehyde-3-phosphate dehydrogenase, producing MKTVAINGYGTIGKRVADAVAAQDDMKIIGVSKTRPNYEARTAVEEKGYPLYIGIPEREQLFKDAGIEIAGTVEDMIQEADVVVDCTPGSIGPQNLEMYKKAGVKAIYQGGEDHELTGLSFNAISNYDDSYGADYTRVVSCNTTGLTRTLSTIDPIADIKKVRAVMVRRGSDPSEIKKGPINAIVPNPPKVPSHHGPDVKTVMNGIDVTTMALLVPTTLMHQHNIMVEINNEVETEEIVEALEKRSRVMVVSAEEGLGSTAELMEYAKELGRNRNDLYEIPVWRESINVVGKELFYMQAVHQESDVIPENIDAIRALLEMESDNEKSIAKTNKAMGIF from the coding sequence ATGAAAACTGTCGCAATTAATGGTTATGGAACCATCGGTAAAAGAGTGGCTGATGCTGTAGCTGCTCAAGACGATATGAAAATTATTGGTGTAAGTAAAACTAGACCAAATTACGAAGCAAGAACTGCAGTTGAAGAAAAAGGATATCCATTATATATTGGAATTCCAGAAAGAGAACAACTATTCAAAGATGCCGGAATCGAAATAGCTGGTACTGTTGAAGACATGATTCAAGAAGCAGATGTTGTTGTTGACTGTACTCCTGGAAGTATCGGTCCGCAAAACCTTGAAATGTATAAAAAAGCAGGCGTTAAAGCTATTTACCAAGGTGGAGAAGACCATGAATTAACAGGTCTTTCATTTAATGCTATTTCCAATTATGACGATTCTTACGGTGCAGATTATACCAGAGTAGTTTCATGTAACACTACCGGTTTAACCCGTACATTATCAACAATCGACCCTATTGCAGATATTAAAAAAGTTAGAGCAGTAATGGTAAGAAGAGGATCCGACCCATCTGAAATCAAAAAAGGACCAATTAACGCTATTGTTCCAAATCCTCCAAAAGTACCGTCTCACCACGGTCCTGATGTAAAAACCGTAATGAACGGTATTGATGTTACCACAATGGCATTGCTCGTGCCTACCACTTTAATGCACCAGCACAACATCATGGTTGAAATCAACAATGAAGTTGAAACCGAAGAAATTGTTGAAGCATTAGAAAAACGTTCAAGAGTAATGGTGGTTTCTGCTGAAGAAGGATTAGGATCCACTGCTGAGTTAATGGAATATGCTAAAGAACTTGGAAGAAACAGAAACGATTTATACGAAATTCCAGTTTGGAGAGAATCCATTAACGTTGTAGGAAAAGAACTCTTCTACATGCAGGCAGTACATCAGGAATCTGATGTAATTCCGGAAAACATAGATGCTATCCGTGCACTTTTAGAAATGGAAAGTGACAACGAAAAATCTATTGCAAAAACCAACAAAGCTATGGGAATATTCTAA
- a CDS encoding alpha/beta fold hydrolase, with protein MNFNVDGEGDVLVFIHGLSDSLLYWEILTNSLKNDYKVVRYDLRGHGSSPLGDGEITMDVYVNDLLGLLEELKIDKVNLAGFSLGGMIALKFAIEYPQRVSSMVLMSSPFKTDDHMQAIFNQFINSLNSSFEEFFDVILPMIMCPDVIESNREELEMFKQMSAPGANTQAYIKAAEACLDFDVEDHLCEIKVPVLILAGKYDDITLLATQHDMHEKIENSKLVVYRDVKHNLLIGENNKKVLDDIKEFLKK; from the coding sequence ATGAATTTTAATGTTGATGGCGAAGGAGATGTTCTGGTTTTTATCCATGGACTTTCAGACAGTCTTTTATACTGGGAAATTTTAACAAATAGTCTTAAAAATGATTATAAGGTTGTTCGATATGATTTAAGAGGTCATGGAAGTTCACCGTTAGGGGACGGTGAAATAACTATGGATGTTTATGTAAATGATTTGCTTGGTCTTTTGGAGGAGTTAAAAATCGATAAGGTAAATCTGGCAGGTTTTTCATTAGGTGGTATGATAGCACTTAAATTCGCCATTGAATATCCTCAAAGAGTATCCTCAATGGTTTTGATGTCATCTCCGTTTAAAACAGATGATCATATGCAGGCAATATTCAATCAGTTTATCAATTCTTTAAATAGCAGTTTTGAAGAGTTTTTTGATGTGATATTGCCTATGATAATGTGCCCTGATGTAATTGAAAGCAACAGGGAGGAACTTGAAATGTTTAAACAGATGTCTGCTCCTGGCGCAAATACTCAGGCATATATTAAAGCGGCAGAGGCATGTCTTGATTTTGATGTTGAAGATCATCTCTGTGAAATTAAAGTGCCTGTACTGATTCTGGCAGGCAAATATGATGATATTACTCTTTTAGCCACTCAGCATGACATGCATGAAAAAATTGAAAATTCAAAACTGGTAGTTTATAGGGACGTTAAGCATAATCTGCTTATCGGCGAAAATAATAAGAAAGTATTGGATGATATAAAAGAATTTTTAAAAAAATAA
- a CDS encoding heavy-metal-associated domain-containing protein, with the protein MAEKEIKVVGMHCPSCVKAVELCLEDVDGIDSAKADLDSGVTTITMSGDVSDADINDAVEEAGFKVE; encoded by the coding sequence ATGGCTGAAAAAGAAATTAAAGTAGTGGGTATGCACTGCCCATCATGTGTAAAAGCTGTTGAATTATGTTTAGAAGACGTTGATGGAATTGATTCAGCTAAAGCTGATTTAGATTCTGGAGTTACTACTATCACCATGTCCGGTGACGTAAGTGATGCAGACATCAATGATGCAGTTGAAGAAGCAGGATTTAAAGTAGAATAA
- a CDS encoding cation-translocating P-type ATPase: MKFTKDEKKDILFIVISAISLISSYILSLNYISWIAVLLCGIPIFKECAEGLISEFDIKADLLVTIAIISSIIIGEVFAAGEIATIMAIGGFLEEYTVRKSQKEIKNLINMTPTSATRIKAGNEEKISAEEVEIGDTLKVLPGESIPTDGIIIEGETSIDQSTLTGESIPQDKNVNDEVYSGTINLYGSFVMKTTKTSEDSSLQKLVRLVESSSPENSKIVRQADKWATMIVVIAFTAAILTYLFTFEIARSVTILVVFCPCALVLATPTAIMAAIGNLTKYGILVKDGESLEELAYIDELVFDKTGTLTHGTPEVVGVISQNKEEMMYLLASLESKSEHPLAKAIVRHYTRKDLAKVSDFKMHIGKGVSGIVNNSKVVAGNYNLIKDENIPIKFRESENGEIQIFVAKDGEVIGKVLLADTLRESSKQTIWNLKRMHVRTTLLTGDNENTALQIANKVKVRNVRANCLPEDKTEYIKEEQVKGNRVAMIGDGINDAPSLKKANVGIAMGSIGSDVSVEAANIALINDNISDIPHLIGIARKTVKTINISIGFALTLNIIAMALAVLGILNPIEGALIHNIGSVIVIIYSYTLTKYRFSKKEYNRIKKLGITKPLNKQMT; this comes from the coding sequence ATGAAATTTACAAAAGATGAAAAAAAGGACATTCTGTTTATTGTCATCTCAGCAATCAGCTTAATTAGCAGTTATATTCTATCTCTCAACTACATTAGCTGGATTGCAGTTTTACTATGTGGAATACCAATATTTAAAGAATGCGCTGAAGGATTAATCAGTGAATTTGACATAAAAGCAGATTTACTTGTAACTATAGCAATTATTTCATCAATAATTATTGGAGAAGTATTTGCTGCAGGAGAAATTGCAACTATCATGGCAATCGGAGGATTTTTGGAAGAATACACTGTAAGAAAATCTCAAAAAGAAATAAAAAACCTTATTAATATGACACCAACATCAGCTACAAGAATCAAAGCTGGAAATGAAGAAAAAATATCAGCAGAAGAAGTTGAAATCGGAGATACTTTAAAAGTACTTCCGGGCGAAAGCATTCCAACAGACGGAATAATAATAGAAGGAGAAACCTCAATTGACCAGTCAACACTTACAGGAGAATCCATACCTCAAGACAAAAATGTTAATGATGAAGTTTACAGCGGAACAATAAATCTTTACGGATCTTTTGTGATGAAAACCACCAAAACAAGTGAGGACAGTTCTCTTCAAAAGCTTGTCAGATTAGTTGAATCATCAAGTCCTGAAAACTCAAAAATAGTCAGACAGGCAGACAAATGGGCAACAATGATTGTAGTGATAGCATTCACAGCAGCAATATTAACCTACCTGTTCACATTTGAAATTGCAAGATCAGTTACAATTCTGGTAGTATTCTGTCCTTGTGCACTGGTTCTGGCAACACCAACCGCAATTATGGCCGCAATAGGCAATCTGACAAAATACGGAATATTAGTTAAAGACGGAGAATCCCTTGAAGAGCTGGCATACATCGATGAGCTGGTATTCGATAAAACAGGAACACTGACACATGGAACACCTGAAGTCGTCGGAGTCATATCACAAAACAAAGAAGAAATGATGTATTTACTGGCTTCATTGGAATCAAAATCAGAACATCCATTGGCTAAAGCAATTGTGAGACATTATACTAGAAAAGATTTGGCTAAAGTATCTGATTTTAAGATGCATATCGGAAAGGGAGTCAGCGGAATTGTGAATAATTCAAAAGTAGTTGCAGGAAATTATAATCTGATTAAAGACGAAAATATCCCGATAAAATTCCGAGAAAGTGAAAATGGAGAAATTCAGATTTTTGTAGCAAAAGATGGTGAAGTGATTGGAAAAGTGCTTCTAGCAGACACTTTGCGTGAAAGCTCAAAACAAACCATATGGAATCTGAAAAGAATGCACGTGAGAACAACACTGCTTACAGGAGACAATGAAAATACCGCCCTCCAAATTGCAAATAAAGTTAAAGTCAGAAACGTTAGGGCAAACTGTCTTCCAGAGGACAAAACCGAATATATTAAAGAAGAGCAGGTGAAAGGAAACAGAGTTGCAATGATTGGTGACGGGATAAACGATGCCCCTTCACTTAAAAAAGCCAATGTGGGAATAGCTATGGGAAGTATCGGAAGCGATGTCAGCGTAGAAGCAGCAAATATTGCACTTATAAACGACAACATTTCAGACATTCCGCACCTAATTGGAATTGCCAGAAAGACCGTAAAGACAATCAACATCAGTATCGGGTTTGCATTGACACTGAACATTATTGCAATGGCACTTGCAGTTTTAGGCATCTTAAATCCAATTGAAGGAGCATTGATACACAATATAGGTTCCGTTATTGTTATAATCTATTCTTATACATTAACCAAATACAGATTTTCAAAAAAAGAGTATAATAGAATTAAAAAATTAGGCATAACTAAACCTTTAAATAAACAAATGACATAA
- a CDS encoding metal-sensing transcriptional repressor — translation MKQCMDTDNLHRRIKKIIGQLNAIDRMIEEDIPCEQILMQVNASKSALHKVGHIIVEGHLEHCVKQAMEDENIDDALGDISSILEYYSRL, via the coding sequence TTGAAACAATGTATGGATACAGACAATCTTCACAGAAGAATAAAAAAAATCATAGGTCAGTTGAATGCAATAGATCGCATGATTGAAGAGGATATTCCCTGCGAACAGATATTAATGCAGGTTAATGCGTCAAAATCAGCATTGCATAAAGTCGGACACATTATTGTTGAAGGTCACCTCGAGCACTGTGTTAAACAAGCAATGGAAGATGAAAACATTGATGATGCTTTAGGAGATATTTCATCAATTTTGGAATATTACTCCAGACTTTAA
- a CDS encoding STAS domain-containing protein, which produces MNLTKNYNGKELTIKVTESIDTVTAPDFENEVMDEMGRFDSLIFDLKELEYISSAGLRVLVVVAKKLQPDNIPFVIKVNDTIKEILVMSGMDTILNIQ; this is translated from the coding sequence ATGAATCTTACAAAAAATTATAATGGAAAAGAATTAACTATTAAAGTTACAGAAAGTATCGATACAGTAACGGCTCCAGATTTTGAAAATGAAGTAATGGATGAAATGGGTAGGTTTGATTCATTGATTTTTGACTTAAAAGAATTAGAATACATTTCCAGTGCAGGTCTGAGAGTTTTGGTTGTTGTAGCTAAAAAATTACAGCCGGACAATATTCCATTTGTCATTAAGGTCAATGACACTATAAAAGAAATTCTCGTAATGTCTGGAATGGACACCATCTTAAATATCCAATAA
- a CDS encoding MATE family efflux transporter, whose product MTHEIISHKFREIFLPTMLIAMALNITVIVDASFVATYIGHNGQAALQVLEPLVLLVTTFEWLFGLGGQILSLNKRAEFDIEASNSYFTSALLTTFVISVLIIIVCFLFENQMINLLHPPSAEVVPFVKNFAFYLFIAFPIATILTVISQFIRVDGQPNFASALIIIANIVNISLDYVFLGVFHMGISGASLATLIGYIVGMIFVLKYYFDPKRTFKIVKVKFSTWIKNSLEIIKVGFPGASVGLFDLMLVYIMNLILGGILGTIGLDIYNACVNALLIISIIVVGFAETLSSVVPVYYLQNDFFNIKFIVRRSIVLSLICSIVFISVLWIYPDAFLMFYNLHAVDDSIVEAAIRLYSLSFIPFVIAEILIFYYEGIERTLASTLIAIISTFLGPLVFTYMLYPVIGLNGIWISFALGFILSVVVNAVYVKIAEMKESEYSGTLFIKKDLVEKTRNYSLKSANDTEKTEMLNHLRTLKVSDDACNEINNLIEHIFKSNEENVFLEVLLIDYDEKISINIKDEGKREIIKNNAEFSDNDNISYSEVLGFNNVEYVIKK is encoded by the coding sequence ATGACACATGAAATAATATCCCATAAATTTAGAGAAATATTTTTGCCGACAATGCTCATAGCAATGGCATTAAATATAACTGTCATCGTAGATGCCAGTTTTGTAGCTACATACATAGGCCATAATGGACAGGCAGCACTGCAAGTTTTAGAGCCTTTAGTGCTGTTAGTTACAACTTTTGAATGGCTGTTCGGTCTTGGAGGACAAATTCTATCACTTAACAAAAGAGCAGAATTTGATATAGAGGCAAGCAATAGTTATTTTACATCAGCACTGCTGACTACATTTGTGATATCAGTACTGATAATTATAGTATGTTTTTTATTTGAAAATCAGATGATTAACTTATTGCATCCTCCATCAGCAGAAGTTGTTCCTTTTGTTAAAAATTTTGCATTTTACCTGTTTATAGCGTTTCCAATTGCCACAATCCTGACTGTCATAAGCCAGTTCATCCGTGTTGACGGCCAGCCAAATTTCGCATCAGCCTTAATTATAATTGCAAATATTGTCAATATTTCTTTAGATTATGTCTTTTTAGGTGTTTTCCACATGGGCATCAGCGGAGCTTCACTTGCAACACTCATAGGATATATAGTGGGTATGATTTTTGTTTTAAAATATTATTTTGACCCAAAAAGAACATTTAAAATTGTTAAAGTTAAATTCTCAACATGGATTAAAAATTCCCTTGAAATAATCAAAGTAGGTTTTCCTGGAGCAAGCGTGGGACTGTTTGATTTGATGCTGGTTTATATAATGAATCTGATACTGGGAGGCATTTTAGGAACTATAGGTTTAGATATTTATAATGCCTGCGTAAATGCACTGCTGATAATAAGCATAATAGTTGTAGGGTTTGCAGAAACATTGTCATCCGTTGTTCCGGTTTACTATCTGCAGAATGATTTTTTCAACATCAAATTCATTGTGAGAAGGTCAATAGTACTGTCACTTATATGTTCAATTGTATTCATATCCGTTTTATGGATTTACCCTGATGCATTTTTAATGTTCTATAATCTGCATGCAGTAGACGATTCAATTGTGGAAGCCGCAATCAGACTGTACTCCTTATCCTTCATACCGTTTGTCATCGCAGAAATTCTGATATTTTATTATGAAGGTATAGAAAGAACCCTTGCTTCAACACTGATAGCTATCATTTCAACATTTCTCGGCCCTCTTGTATTCACCTACATGTTATACCCTGTAATCGGCCTCAACGGCATATGGATATCATTTGCATTAGGATTTATTCTTTCAGTAGTTGTAAATGCAGTTTATGTTAAAATAGCAGAGATGAAAGAAAGCGAATACTCAGGAACATTATTTATTAAAAAGGATCTTGTTGAAAAAACAAGAAACTACTCCCTAAAAAGTGCAAACGATACAGAAAAAACAGAGATGCTCAATCATTTAAGGACACTGAAAGTCAGCGATGATGCCTGCAACGAGATAAATAATCTTATCGAACATATCTTCAAATCAAATGAAGAAAACGTTTTTCTGGAAGTCCTGCTGATAGATTACGATGAAAAAATATCCATCAATATAAAAGATGAAGGAAAACGGGAAATCATAAAAAATAACGCAGAATTTTCAGACAATGACAACATAAGCTACAGTGAAGTTTTAGGATTCAACAATGTTGAGTATGTTATCAAAAAGTAA
- a CDS encoding aldo/keto reductase produces MDLNFFKKDNTKQREQTKTANPDIEYYKLNNGEKIPALSFGVYEIEPKKTKDVVIEALDVGYRSIDTAQIYYNEKEVGDAVKESEVAREDIFLISKNWVSNAGYDKTIKAVNKSLEDMQTDYLDLFLIHQPYGDYYGSYRALQDLQKEGKLLSIGLSNFDSARMIDLVMNNDVVPQVNQIETTPYFQQYEANEYLEKMGILHQAWGPLSEGMDNLFENPILVEIAEKYSKSTPQIILRWLIDRNIAGICKSMKRERMLQNIDIFDFELTNSEIKKIREIDRGKSPFIDHNDPETAKEFNEEII; encoded by the coding sequence ATGGATCTGAATTTTTTTAAAAAAGATAACACCAAACAACGTGAACAGACAAAAACAGCCAATCCAGATATCGAATATTATAAATTAAATAATGGCGAAAAAATACCTGCTTTAAGTTTTGGTGTTTATGAAATAGAACCTAAGAAAACAAAAGACGTAGTTATTGAAGCATTGGACGTAGGATATCGCTCAATAGATACTGCTCAAATTTATTATAATGAAAAAGAAGTTGGCGATGCAGTTAAGGAATCCGAAGTTGCACGTGAAGACATTTTCCTGATAAGCAAAAATTGGGTGAGCAATGCAGGTTATGACAAGACAATCAAAGCAGTAAACAAATCTTTAGAAGATATGCAAACCGATTATTTGGACTTGTTTTTAATTCACCAGCCATACGGTGATTATTACGGTTCATACAGGGCGCTTCAAGATTTGCAAAAAGAAGGCAAACTATTATCTATTGGCCTTTCCAACTTTGATTCAGCCCGTATGATTGATCTTGTAATGAATAATGACGTTGTGCCTCAAGTAAATCAAATTGAAACAACACCATACTTCCAGCAGTATGAAGCAAATGAATACCTGGAAAAAATGGGAATTCTTCATCAGGCATGGGGTCCTCTATCCGAAGGTATGGATAATCTTTTTGAAAATCCGATTTTGGTGGAAATTGCTGAGAAATACTCAAAAAGCACACCCCAAATAATTTTAAGATGGCTCATTGACAGAAACATTGCAGGCATTTGCAAATCCATGAAAAGGGAAAGGATGTTGCAGAACATCGATATTTTTGATTTTGAATTAACAAACAGTGAAATTAAAAAAATCAGAGAGATTGACAGAGGAAAAAGTCCGTTTATAGACCATAATGACCCTGAAACCGCTAAAGAGTTTAATGAAGAAATAATCTAA